One window of Phaeobacter sp. G2 genomic DNA carries:
- a CDS encoding NAD-dependent epimerase/dehydratase family protein — MKTLVIGGCGFIGSHVVDTLLAKGDEVRVLDRRPEMFRAPLPSVEYVMCDLADTAQIYEALAGVDAVVHLASTTVPATSNLDPAADITGNLVAMVRLLEVMRSTEVRKMVYLSSGGTVYGVPQTDPVREDHPLNPISSYGIVKVAIENYLFMEHKLHGLQYVALRASNPYGPRQGHTGIQGLIGTHLWRLARKEQIEVWGDGSVVRDFIHVGDLAELCHRALVAGGSGSFNAGSGEGASVAEVVEKICKTVGGDVQPIYKPGRNFDVPRVVLDVTRAQTELGWQKTVSIDEGIAGTWAWVQEQVG; from the coding sequence TTGAAAACTCTCGTCATTGGCGGCTGCGGCTTTATCGGCTCGCATGTGGTGGATACGCTGCTGGCCAAGGGGGATGAGGTTCGAGTGTTGGATCGTCGCCCCGAGATGTTCCGAGCGCCTCTGCCCAGTGTTGAATATGTGATGTGCGATCTGGCCGATACGGCGCAGATCTATGAGGCGCTGGCCGGGGTTGATGCGGTGGTGCATCTGGCCAGTACCACGGTGCCTGCCACCTCCAATCTGGATCCGGCAGCGGATATCACCGGCAATCTGGTTGCCATGGTCCGCTTGCTGGAGGTCATGCGCTCGACCGAGGTGCGCAAGATGGTCTATCTGTCTTCGGGGGGGACCGTTTACGGCGTGCCACAAACCGATCCCGTGCGCGAGGATCACCCGCTGAACCCGATCAGCTCTTACGGGATCGTCAAGGTGGCGATCGAGAACTACCTGTTCATGGAACACAAGCTGCACGGGCTGCAATATGTGGCGCTGCGGGCCTCCAATCCCTATGGGCCACGCCAGGGCCATACCGGCATCCAGGGGCTGATCGGCACCCATCTGTGGCGGCTGGCTCGCAAGGAGCAGATCGAGGTCTGGGGCGATGGCAGCGTGGTGCGCGATTTCATCCATGTGGGCGATCTGGCGGAACTGTGCCACCGGGCGCTGGTCGCGGGTGGTAGCGGCAGTTTCAATGCTGGCAGTGGCGAAGGGGCTTCGGTTGCCGAGGTGGTCGAAAAGATCTGCAAGACTGTGGGGGGCGATGTGCAGCCGATCTACAAGCCCGGGCGTAATTTCGACGTACCACGCGTGGTGCTTGATGTGACCCGGGCGCAGACCGAGCTGGGCTGGCAAAAAACGGTTTCCATTGATGAAGGGATCGCCGGGACCTGGGCCTGGGTGCAAGAACAGGTTGGCTGA
- the glf gene encoding UDP-galactopyranose mutase, giving the protein MSAGKLLMVGAGLSGAVIGRHLAEAGYDITIVDARDHIGGNCHTTRDDQTGVMVHIYGPHIFHTDDAEVWDYVNQFARFMPYKNRVKTTSLDPKGQRGVFSLPVNLHTINQFFGKTLRPDEAHDYIVNEQADTSIEDPQTFEDQAMRFVGRDLYEAFFKGYTIKQWGVHPSELPASILKRLPVRFNYDDNYFFHKFQGMPEEGYTAMIEKILDHPSITVKLETVFDRAMAADYDHVFYSGPLDGYFNFDLGRLGYRTLDFERFTYEGDYQGCAVMNYGEEEVPYTRITEHKHFAPWESHDGSVCYREFSRAAEPEDIPYYPIRQVKEKALLADYVKLAEDSAGVTFVGRLGTYRYLDMDVTIREALDTARGFLQHAETGQAAPAFFTAPL; this is encoded by the coding sequence ATGAGTGCAGGAAAACTGTTGATGGTGGGCGCCGGATTGTCGGGCGCAGTAATTGGGCGACATCTGGCTGAGGCGGGATATGACATCACCATCGTCGATGCCCGTGACCACATCGGTGGCAATTGCCACACCACCCGAGACGATCAAACCGGCGTCATGGTGCATATCTATGGCCCGCATATCTTTCATACCGATGACGCCGAAGTCTGGGACTATGTGAACCAATTTGCCCGCTTTATGCCCTATAAGAACCGGGTAAAGACCACCAGCCTGGACCCCAAGGGCCAGCGCGGCGTCTTTTCCCTGCCGGTGAACCTGCACACCATCAACCAGTTCTTTGGCAAGACCCTGCGCCCCGATGAAGCCCATGACTATATCGTCAATGAACAGGCCGATACTTCGATCGAGGACCCGCAGACCTTTGAAGACCAGGCTATGCGCTTTGTTGGGCGCGACCTCTACGAGGCTTTTTTCAAGGGCTACACCATCAAACAATGGGGGGTGCATCCTTCTGAATTGCCGGCCTCGATCCTGAAGCGCCTGCCGGTGCGGTTCAACTATGACGACAATTACTTCTTCCACAAGTTTCAGGGCATGCCGGAAGAGGGCTATACCGCGATGATCGAGAAAATTCTCGACCACCCTAGTATAACGGTCAAGTTAGAGACTGTTTTTGACCGTGCCATGGCTGCTGATTATGACCATGTCTTTTATTCCGGGCCACTGGATGGCTATTTCAATTTTGACTTGGGCCGTCTGGGGTATCGCACCCTGGATTTTGAACGCTTCACCTATGAGGGAGACTATCAGGGCTGTGCGGTGATGAATTACGGTGAGGAAGAGGTGCCCTATACCCGCATCACCGAGCACAAGCATTTTGCCCCCTGGGAAAGCCATGACGGATCGGTTTGCTATCGCGAATTTTCGCGCGCGGCTGAACCCGAGGACATCCCCTATTACCCAATTCGCCAGGTGAAGGAAAAAGCGCTGCTGGCGGACTATGTAAAACTGGCCGAGGACAGCGCCGGTGTCACCTTTGTGGGGCGCTTGGGCACCTATCGCTATCTCGACATGGATGTCACCATCCGCGAGGCGCTGGATACCGCGCGTGGCTTTTTGCAGCATGCAGAGACAGGCCAGGCCGCCCCGGCCTTTTTTACGGCCCCCCTTTAG
- a CDS encoding sulfotransferase family protein: MKCSDRRNQRRQRTEMSKKKKAAKPQHAIVVLGMHRSGTSALAGVLARLGCDLPAAIMPANAFNPKGFYESLKVYNMNDAILASGGSRWDDWQAFNPDWIKSPKLDEFLDRGAEVLSEEYDKSRLFVLKDPRICRLMPFWKRLFQQQGIQPVYVLTHRNPLEVAGSLQEREGWPLAAGLLLWLRHVLDAEAESRGTVRCFTSYDRVLAGWAGVVSKIQSRVQLHFPRFSSSVGAEIDGFLSNDLRHRVTSTEALADSPLISKWVRSAFETLERWADHGELEADYALLDQIREEFEVSAPMFGDLINAMQARITQGDAELQAQKTAAESRGAELAALSAQLDQTVEQVTTLRIDLGAQQEEAAALRQVAEKKQQETAQLSARLEESNCSLHERAQQLQELQETLENVEQERWQIRSTLEQRSQEAEDMGRANTENAAQVKVLQAQLEAQRAEQKGIKAERDQSRKSVRLMRLKLQEEFDVKLKDVLTSQRRHADARSAELDAQLQKLTAALAEARALEQHRNEERQHLIADRDRSVSEREEQAEVIGHLHHRIGELEQMAEAYANSTSWKITGPLRRLVTMLRR, encoded by the coding sequence GTGAAATGCTCAGACAGACGAAATCAGCGAAGGCAAAGAACTGAAATGTCTAAGAAAAAAAAAGCAGCTAAACCTCAGCATGCCATCGTTGTTCTTGGCATGCACCGATCTGGCACCTCAGCGCTGGCCGGTGTTCTGGCTCGGCTTGGGTGTGATTTGCCTGCTGCGATCATGCCGGCCAATGCATTCAATCCAAAGGGGTTTTATGAATCCCTGAAGGTGTACAACATGAATGATGCGATCCTGGCGTCCGGGGGATCACGCTGGGATGATTGGCAGGCCTTTAATCCAGACTGGATTAAATCCCCCAAGCTGGACGAGTTTCTGGATCGGGGAGCCGAGGTTCTGTCCGAGGAATATGACAAGTCGCGGCTGTTTGTACTTAAAGATCCACGCATCTGTCGTTTGATGCCATTTTGGAAGCGCCTGTTCCAACAGCAGGGGATCCAGCCTGTTTATGTGTTGACGCATCGCAACCCGTTGGAAGTTGCAGGGTCTCTGCAGGAGCGTGAAGGCTGGCCATTGGCCGCTGGGCTCTTGTTGTGGTTGCGCCATGTGTTGGATGCCGAAGCGGAGTCACGTGGAACTGTACGATGCTTTACCAGTTATGATCGCGTGCTGGCCGGTTGGGCCGGGGTGGTGAGTAAAATTCAGAGCCGTGTACAGCTTCATTTTCCGCGCTTTTCCAGCAGTGTCGGGGCCGAGATCGACGGCTTTTTGAGCAACGATCTACGTCATAGGGTTACCAGCACCGAAGCACTGGCTGACAGCCCGCTGATTTCCAAATGGGTGCGGAGCGCGTTTGAGACCCTGGAGCGTTGGGCGGATCACGGGGAGCTTGAGGCGGATTATGCGCTGTTGGATCAGATCCGTGAGGAATTTGAAGTCAGCGCGCCGATGTTTGGTGATTTAATCAATGCGATGCAGGCCAGGATCACGCAGGGGGACGCCGAACTGCAGGCGCAAAAAACCGCAGCAGAGAGCCGCGGGGCTGAGCTGGCTGCTCTGAGCGCGCAGTTGGACCAGACTGTAGAGCAGGTCACGACCCTGCGCATCGATTTGGGAGCGCAGCAGGAAGAAGCGGCCGCTCTGCGACAGGTGGCTGAGAAAAAACAACAGGAAACCGCCCAGCTGTCGGCGCGCCTGGAAGAGAGTAATTGCTCTCTGCACGAGCGCGCGCAGCAATTGCAAGAGCTTCAGGAGACACTGGAGAACGTCGAGCAAGAGCGCTGGCAGATACGCAGCACCCTAGAGCAGCGTAGCCAGGAAGCCGAGGATATGGGACGTGCCAACACCGAAAATGCTGCTCAGGTCAAGGTTCTGCAGGCTCAACTGGAGGCGCAGCGGGCCGAACAGAAGGGAATCAAAGCCGAACGGGATCAAAGCCGCAAGAGTGTCCGGCTGATGCGGCTAAAACTGCAGGAAGAGTTTGATGTAAAGCTCAAGGATGTCTTGACCTCCCAACGTCGCCATGCCGATGCCCGCAGTGCTGAATTGGACGCGCAACTACAAAAACTGACGGCGGCATTGGCCGAGGCCAGGGCCCTTGAACAGCATCGTAATGAGGAACGTCAACACCTCATTGCGGATCGCGATCGGAGTGTCTCTGAGCGTGAGGAGCAGGCTGAAGTGATTGGCCATCTGCATCACCGGATTGGGGAGTTGGAGCAGATGGCGGAGGCCTATGCGAACAGTACATCTTGGAAGATTACCGGACCGTTACGCCGTCTCGTGACCATGCTGCGCAGGTAG
- a CDS encoding glycosyltransferase, with protein sequence MPSIDALLSPDWYLSENPDVAEFAGGALKHYSLFGWREGRNPHPLFDVDWYLQHCSELSDQREEPVRHYLTKGWRELRSPHWLFNPVWYLQQNPDLLAADVDPWWHYLQTGWREGRSLHPLFDTAWYLDTYRDVAEAGIEPLSHYLQAGWREGLLPHAGYVAKDEGQDRAPLYLELGGVNVVPDAALEQETVDGLRAEGRRGRILLVTHDTQLGGAQTVLRLFADWLQASTRFEVAIVAVNGGHFRYEFENIGPVFVLSDHAEEDRAAALADWAGDDVQAIFVNSIASGSFYKYWQAETPSVAFIHELPQILERYPEEVGLVRDRANHVISGGPGVFAALKGDFGFDAARLTSAYSFIEALPAEDGSARRAAARAVFDVPEDRILVMGCGVLHWRKSPDKFIETAQQVLAAGLDAEFIWLGGGPDEEACIQQVQEAGIADRVRFTGYEPEVAAKLAGADIFLLSSQEDPFPLVALYAAQAGAPLVCFQDAGGIADFVQHGSGVAVPFMDIEAMGEAILRYGRDAAARARDGQLGRDQVANTHTINAVGPILLHYLRQVAGLAPEVSVVLPNYNYEDYLPQRLESITAQQFQDFELILLDDASTDGSPALLESFGKTRAGTRVVLNEDNSGSPFAQWLRGMEMAEADIVWLAEADDWCEDTLLTTLLPLFDDRNLRLASCMSVPVQADGTVIGDYPSIYLDRINPGRWNGDFISTDHEEANEGLGIANTIPNASAVLMRRFDPDPAFVEMVTGMRLCGDWFFYIRAMKGGLVGFCAAPLNYHRRHGSTVTHKLEGSLRYFNELADVRGYIGGTYHQNEAAQAQISQFLEQDINRFNVPDRSALPELAAPAKALPALAVIAPDLSPGGGQMFAISLANEWHRRGGRVVLVNAHSQPTHTAVVSKLNSEVALYHANEPGFDLAEIVTRYDIDVIHSSIWWADALVDNAREALPAHIPWVISMHGCHETLLKHPGIDRSFPERLTRMINRADAWVYTADKNLAVYDTYDRPARLSRIPNGMAEEPIGQQLDRAALGLRPEALVMCLASRAIPSKGWMEAVELTKLLNAEGQTVDLMLIGEGPSADEIREMAPDHVHLMGQVSNLQDYLAIADVGLLPSYFVGESLPLVLIEMMAKGLPLVASTIGEIASIVGTGEEAAGILVPLEGEGIDMAALVAALHRLLDPAERARLSQNAQKRFDAEFRLERMVDRYAELYDAVDARIWKE encoded by the coding sequence ATGCCTTCTATCGACGCGCTGCTGTCTCCTGATTGGTATCTCTCAGAAAACCCTGACGTTGCCGAGTTTGCGGGGGGAGCGCTTAAGCATTACAGCCTGTTTGGCTGGCGCGAGGGGCGTAATCCGCATCCATTGTTTGATGTGGACTGGTATCTGCAGCATTGTTCCGAGCTCTCGGATCAGAGAGAGGAACCGGTCCGGCATTATCTCACCAAGGGGTGGCGCGAGTTACGGAGCCCGCATTGGCTCTTTAATCCAGTGTGGTACTTGCAGCAGAACCCGGATCTGCTGGCCGCAGATGTGGATCCTTGGTGGCATTACTTGCAGACAGGCTGGCGTGAGGGGCGCAGCCTGCACCCGCTGTTTGATACTGCCTGGTATCTGGACACATACCGGGATGTTGCTGAGGCTGGCATCGAGCCGCTGAGCCATTATCTGCAGGCGGGTTGGCGTGAGGGGCTGTTGCCTCATGCGGGATATGTCGCCAAGGATGAGGGCCAGGATCGGGCGCCGCTTTATCTGGAGCTAGGCGGGGTAAATGTGGTGCCGGATGCTGCCCTAGAGCAGGAGACTGTTGATGGGTTACGGGCCGAGGGGCGGCGCGGTCGGATTTTGCTGGTCACACATGACACCCAACTGGGCGGCGCGCAGACTGTGCTGCGGTTGTTTGCCGATTGGCTACAGGCCTCGACCCGGTTTGAAGTGGCAATTGTTGCGGTCAACGGTGGCCATTTTCGCTATGAGTTTGAGAATATTGGGCCGGTCTTTGTGCTGTCGGACCATGCCGAAGAAGATCGGGCTGCGGCACTGGCAGACTGGGCTGGAGACGATGTTCAGGCCATTTTTGTCAATTCCATCGCCAGCGGTAGCTTCTACAAATACTGGCAGGCAGAGACCCCTAGCGTGGCTTTCATTCACGAATTGCCGCAGATTCTGGAGCGCTACCCGGAGGAAGTGGGCCTGGTGCGTGATCGCGCCAATCATGTGATTAGTGGCGGACCGGGTGTTTTTGCCGCGCTGAAAGGCGATTTTGGGTTTGATGCGGCGCGGTTGACGTCGGCTTATAGTTTCATTGAGGCCTTGCCGGCCGAGGATGGCTCTGCCCGTCGTGCGGCGGCGCGGGCTGTCTTTGATGTGCCGGAGGACCGTATCCTGGTCATGGGCTGTGGCGTCTTACACTGGCGCAAGTCTCCGGATAAGTTCATCGAGACGGCGCAGCAGGTTCTGGCCGCTGGGCTGGATGCGGAGTTCATCTGGCTGGGCGGAGGTCCCGACGAAGAAGCCTGCATCCAGCAGGTTCAAGAGGCTGGTATCGCCGACCGGGTCCGCTTTACCGGCTATGAGCCGGAGGTGGCGGCAAAGCTGGCCGGGGCCGATATCTTCTTGCTCAGTTCACAGGAGGATCCTTTCCCCTTGGTGGCGCTTTATGCGGCCCAGGCCGGGGCGCCGCTGGTCTGTTTCCAGGATGCTGGCGGGATTGCTGATTTTGTCCAGCACGGCAGTGGAGTGGCTGTCCCCTTTATGGATATTGAGGCCATGGGGGAGGCGATACTGCGCTATGGCCGCGACGCGGCCGCGCGGGCCCGGGATGGGCAGCTGGGGCGTGATCAGGTCGCCAATACGCATACCATCAATGCGGTGGGGCCGATCCTGTTGCATTACCTGCGCCAGGTTGCCGGATTGGCTCCGGAGGTCAGCGTGGTGCTGCCCAACTACAATTACGAAGACTATCTGCCGCAGCGGCTGGAGAGCATCACGGCCCAGCAGTTCCAGGATTTCGAACTGATCCTGCTGGATGATGCCTCAACCGACGGCTCCCCTGCGCTGCTGGAGAGCTTTGGCAAGACCCGGGCCGGAACCCGGGTGGTGCTGAACGAGGACAACTCCGGCTCGCCCTTTGCCCAGTGGCTGCGGGGCATGGAGATGGCCGAGGCTGACATCGTCTGGCTGGCCGAGGCGGATGACTGGTGTGAAGACACTCTGCTGACCACCCTGCTGCCGCTTTTTGATGACCGCAATCTCCGGCTGGCCTCTTGTATGTCGGTGCCGGTGCAGGCGGATGGTACGGTGATTGGTGACTATCCGTCGATCTATCTCGACCGCATCAACCCTGGGCGCTGGAACGGAGATTTCATTTCTACCGATCATGAAGAGGCCAACGAAGGTCTCGGGATCGCCAATACCATTCCCAATGCCAGCGCGGTGCTGATGCGCCGCTTTGATCCGGATCCGGCCTTTGTCGAGATGGTGACGGGCATGCGCCTGTGTGGCGACTGGTTCTTCTATATCCGGGCAATGAAGGGGGGGCTGGTTGGCTTTTGCGCTGCGCCGCTGAATTATCACCGTCGCCATGGCAGCACGGTCACCCATAAGCTGGAAGGCTCCCTGCGCTATTTCAATGAGCTGGCCGATGTGCGTGGCTATATTGGTGGGACCTACCACCAGAATGAGGCGGCACAGGCGCAGATCAGTCAATTCCTGGAACAGGATATCAACCGCTTTAATGTACCCGATCGTTCGGCGCTGCCAGAGCTGGCGGCTCCGGCCAAAGCCCTGCCAGCCTTGGCGGTGATTGCGCCGGACCTCAGCCCCGGCGGCGGACAGATGTTTGCGATTTCGCTGGCCAATGAATGGCATCGCCGGGGCGGGCGTGTGGTGCTGGTCAATGCCCATTCGCAGCCGACCCATACGGCGGTGGTGTCCAAGCTGAACTCCGAGGTGGCGCTCTATCACGCCAATGAGCCCGGCTTTGACTTGGCTGAAATTGTGACGCGCTATGACATTGATGTCATTCACTCGAGCATCTGGTGGGCGGATGCCCTGGTGGATAACGCCCGTGAGGCCCTGCCGGCGCATATCCCCTGGGTGATTTCTATGCATGGCTGCCATGAAACCCTGCTGAAACACCCCGGTATCGACCGCAGTTTCCCCGAGCGCCTGACCCGGATGATCAACCGTGCCGATGCCTGGGTCTATACCGCCGACAAGAACCTGGCGGTCTATGACACCTATGATCGCCCTGCCCGGTTGTCGCGCATTCCAAACGGCATGGCCGAAGAGCCGATCGGCCAGCAGCTGGACCGCGCTGCTCTGGGGCTGCGCCCAGAGGCGCTGGTCATGTGCCTGGCGTCGCGGGCGATCCCCTCCAAGGGCTGGATGGAGGCGGTGGAGCTGACCAAGCTGCTGAACGCCGAGGGCCAGACGGTGGATCTGATGCTGATCGGAGAGGGGCCAAGTGCTGATGAGATCCGTGAGATGGCGCCCGACCATGTGCATCTGATGGGGCAGGTCTCCAACCTGCAGGACTATCTGGCGATTGCCGATGTGGGGCTGCTGCCCAGCTATTTCGTCGGCGAGAGCCTGCCGCTGGTGCTGATCGAGATGATGGCCAAGGGGCTGCCCCTGGTGGCCAGCACCATCGGCGAGATCGCCAGTATCGTCGGCACCGGAGAGGAGGCCGCTGGTATTCTGGTGCCCTTGGAGGGCGAGGGTATCGACATGGCAGCCCTAGTTGCGGCGCTGCACCGCCTGCTGGACCCGGCAGAACGTGCGCGCCTGTCACAGAATGCGCAGAAGCGGTTCGATGCGGAGTTCCGCCTGGAGCGCATGGTGGACAGATATGCTGAACTTTATGATGCGGTCGACGCGCGCATCTGGAAAGAATAA
- a CDS encoding sulfotransferase, giving the protein MAIKVLYIAGAGRSGSTFLSLMLAQHDQVQNIGQIRDLPEAHKDKAPCSCGSSVPDCAYWAPVVATLATRHGTDALQKLRAGMAAFGQAAGADSNWGDAGVRQTLQQDHAEFLTLFGDLYRAASEEAGGRMLIDSSKSVDLCLALSLLPEVELHILNLMRDPRAVAVSWAKVLKRPKVLRGRTRNWAGRQRRLAVLRDLAPERFLALRYEDLTVDPQGWIGKIQTWAGLEQDLSLFTGSNTADISWERSHLFPPANATVLKERKETIVVKPAESWKREEHAALHAMAEELTFPFAETLGYRRGLD; this is encoded by the coding sequence ATGGCGATCAAGGTGCTTTATATTGCCGGAGCTGGGCGCTCGGGATCGACGTTTTTGTCATTAATGCTGGCGCAGCATGATCAGGTGCAAAATATTGGCCAGATCCGCGATCTGCCCGAGGCCCATAAGGACAAGGCGCCCTGTAGCTGTGGCAGTTCGGTGCCAGATTGCGCCTATTGGGCGCCGGTGGTTGCGACCCTTGCAACCCGCCATGGGACGGATGCCTTGCAAAAGCTGCGCGCAGGCATGGCCGCCTTTGGTCAGGCGGCGGGAGCAGATAGCAATTGGGGAGATGCCGGGGTGCGTCAGACCCTGCAGCAGGACCACGCCGAGTTTCTCACCCTGTTTGGCGATCTCTACCGGGCAGCCTCTGAAGAGGCCGGTGGGCGGATGCTGATCGACAGTTCCAAATCGGTGGATCTTTGCCTGGCGCTGAGCCTGCTGCCCGAGGTCGAGCTGCATATCCTCAATCTGATGCGTGACCCCCGGGCGGTGGCGGTGAGCTGGGCCAAGGTTTTGAAACGTCCCAAGGTGCTGCGTGGCCGCACCCGCAATTGGGCCGGGCGGCAGCGCCGGTTGGCGGTCCTGCGCGATCTGGCTCCAGAGCGGTTTTTGGCGCTGCGCTACGAAGATCTGACCGTGGATCCACAGGGGTGGATCGGCAAGATCCAGACCTGGGCCGGATTGGAGCAGGATCTGTCGCTGTTCACCGGCAGCAATACGGCCGATATCTCCTGGGAGCGCTCGCATCTGTTCCCGCCGGCCAATGCCACGGTTCTGAAAGAGCGCAAGGAGACCATTGTGGTCAAACCTGCCGAGAGCTGGAAGCGCGAAGAACATGCCGCGCTGCATGCCATGGCTGAAGAGCTGACCTTCCCCTTTGCTGAGACCCTGGGCTATCGCAGAGGGCTCGATTAA
- a CDS encoding Stf0 sulfotransferase family protein has product MTATPIKELTIVLASQRSGSTVLCQDVTAVGGLGVPNEYFLKLIGKNKPQNPGEQPVLEAILQGQDPARPEAAAIKMMLNQAPPIATYIDGAAPLPPAQATQRVIDWARDRFERVAIIALVRDNSLDQAISKAVANASQTWHQDSEAKKNEKAGKPAQDFDHSSDSFQLEILKALPLFIRQKKIIQKIVRQNTDIAHLLRYDDISAQPDETAQAIAAHTRALGFSPQGQPSNRTLKKLVDSDRSAQIKASFRAFVERHSG; this is encoded by the coding sequence ATGACTGCCACGCCCATCAAAGAACTCACCATCGTTCTGGCCTCCCAGAGGTCGGGATCGACCGTTCTGTGTCAGGATGTCACCGCCGTTGGCGGCCTTGGTGTTCCGAACGAGTATTTCCTCAAACTCATCGGCAAGAACAAACCGCAGAACCCCGGCGAACAGCCCGTTCTGGAGGCCATCCTCCAGGGGCAGGACCCCGCGCGCCCCGAAGCGGCCGCCATCAAGATGATGCTCAACCAGGCGCCGCCCATCGCCACCTATATCGATGGCGCTGCGCCGCTGCCCCCCGCCCAGGCCACCCAGCGCGTGATCGACTGGGCCCGCGACCGTTTCGAACGGGTCGCCATCATCGCCCTGGTGCGTGACAACAGCCTGGATCAGGCCATTTCCAAGGCGGTAGCCAATGCATCTCAGACCTGGCATCAGGACAGCGAGGCTAAAAAGAATGAAAAGGCCGGGAAACCCGCGCAGGATTTCGACCACAGCTCGGACAGCTTTCAGCTGGAGATCCTGAAGGCCCTGCCTCTGTTCATCCGCCAGAAGAAGATCATCCAGAAAATCGTGCGCCAGAATACCGATATCGCGCATCTGCTGCGGTATGACGATATCTCGGCCCAGCCCGACGAGACCGCCCAGGCCATTGCCGCGCATACGCGCGCCCTCGGGTTTTCCCCGCAGGGCCAGCCAAGCAACCGCACCCTGAAGAAACTGGTGGACAGCGACCGTTCGGCTCAGATCAAGGCCAGTTTCCGCGCCTTCGTGGAGCGCCATAGTGGCTAG